One window from the genome of Hippocampus zosterae strain Florida chromosome 7, ASM2543408v3, whole genome shotgun sequence encodes:
- the eloa gene encoding elongin-A: MADELLETVDRLQSRLMESPEPRKLLKTLKRLGELPMTVDILVETGVGKTVNSFRKHEVAAEVARNLVAKWKKLVPQSADSRSSNSHVKEAPRSHSRSADVALHRRQREPSPEEEEHTYAEEEEEDERGYRTNYSPSPPQRQQYSPPQPGSDQSDKYDSPGPELEPEPSPTPPPPPPRRSPLPHKHGKPSKAPKNPHHHHHGDHSNRSRDSETLSRHIPTSRGDGKKRNAGRECSPTTKPAKHSRKSEGSKREETRKGGDEGRPQTQKDSLGSEEDNDDFETPTMSFESFLTYDAPTSSVKKKKKTAAASSSSHVRPSRSSSTATPTTKQTTKPTSSRRGAPPAASSSSSSSSKGSKANGLERTKRSRSGSSSTVPEKRKRVVEAVPSLPEIPLPAIQPDYRPLPSIDITPLSPQRRKGPVFNDEEDAGFTGKRFNSKMVVYSGSKSAYLPRMMTLYEQCIRVLQNNIDSIDEVGGVPFEILGPVLERCTPEQLYRIEQSNQWFTEDSNELWMRHCQRDFKRETPQEYESWREMYLRLHDEREMRLRRLTQNISMAHANKPKERQVKMAYVNSVAKPPRDVRRRQERFGTTNGSTAASTATATTPIKIRPAIIDYSGESSQSSSSSSLVSPSPGSSRSLATNAGALGGPHASREKPQGKKIAPMMAKTIKAFKNRFSRR, translated from the exons ATGGCGGATGAGCTGCTGGAAACAGTGGACAGACTTCAGTCCCGGCTCATGGAGAGCCCTGAGCCGCGAAAG CTCCTCAAGACACTCAAAAGACTCGGCGAACTGCCGATGACCGTCGACATCCTGGTG GAAACTGGAGTGGGAAAGACCGTGAACTCCTTTCGGAAACATGAAGTAGCTGCAGAGGTGGCAAGAAACCTTGTAGCCAAGTGGAAGAAACTGGTTCCCCAGTCGGCTGACAG TCGAAGCAGCAACAGTCACGTGAAAGAGGCACCGCGGTCACATTCTCGAAGCGCTGATGTGGCCCTACATAGACGCCAGCGCGAACCATCCCccgaggaagaggagcataCCTAcgctgaagaagaagaggaagacgaACGAGGCTATCGCACCAACTATTCCCCCTCACCACCTCAGCGACAGCAGTACAGCCCCCCGCAGCCTGGGAGTGACCAATCCGACAAATATGACAGCCCTGGTCCGGAGCTTGAGCCCGAGCCCAGCCcaacacctcctcctcctcctccccgccgGTCACCGCTTCCCCACAAACACGGCAAGCCCAGCAAAGCTCCCAAGAACccgcaccaccaccatcacggcGACCACTCCAACCGCAGCAGAGACAGCGAGACGCTGTCGCGCCACATTCCCACAAGCCGCGGCGACGGGAAGAAGCGCAACGCCGGAAGGGAATGCAGCCCAACCACAAAGCCCGCCAAGCACAGCAGGAAGTCTGAAGGCAGCAAACGGGAGGAGACCAGGAAGGGAGGAGATGAAG GGCGACCCCAAACACAGAAAGACTCACTCGGCAGCGAGGAGGACAACGACGACTTTGAGACGCCCACCATGTCCTTCGAGTCCTTCCTCACCTACGACGCACCGACGTCCTCCgttaagaagaaaaagaagaccgCAGCGGCGTCCTCGTCCTCGCACGTTCGCCCTTCTCGCTCCTCCTCGACCGCGACGCCGACGACGAAGCAGACGACGAAGCCGACGTCCTCTCGTCGCGGCGCTCCGCCTGCCGCCTCCTCgtcctcatcttcatcctccaAAGGAAGTAAAGCAAACGGCCTGGAACGCACAAAGAGGTCTCGTTCGGGCTCCTCTTCAACCGTCCCGGAAAAACGCAAAAGG GTGGTGGAGGCCGTCCCGTCACTTCCCGAAATCCCCCTTCCGGCCATCCAGCCCGATTACAGACCGCTGCCCTCCATCGACATCACGCCGTTGTCCCCTCAGAGGCGGAAAG GTCCCGTCTTCAACGACGAGGAAGACGCCGGCTTCACGGGCAAGCGCTTCAACTCCAAGATGGTGGTCTACTCTGGATCCAAGAGCGCCTACCTGCCGCGGATGATGACGCTGTACGAGCAGTGCATCCGCGTGCTGCAGAATAACATCGACT CCATCGATGAGGTGGGAGGTGTCCCCTTTGAGATTCTCGGGCCGGTCCTGGAGCGCTGCACTCCAGAGCAGCTGTACCGCATCGAGCAGAGCAATCAG TGGTTCACAGAGGACTCAAACGAGCTGTGGATGCGCCACTGTCAGCGTGACTTCAAGCGGGAGACGCCTCAGGAGTACGAGTCCTGGCGTGAGATGTACCTGCGGCTGCACGACGAGCGGGAGATGCGCCTGCGCAGGCTCACGCAAAATATCAGCATGGCGCATGCCAACAAGCCCAAAG AGCGGCAAGTCAAAATGGCGTATGTCAACTCCGTGGCCAAGCCGCCTCGGGATGTCCGCCGCCGGCAAGAAAGATTTGGGACCACTAACGGTTCCACAGCGGCCTCCACTGCCACTGCCACCACACCCATCAA AATAAGACCGGCCATCATCGACTACTCCGGTGAGTCCAGTCAGTCTTCGTCCTCCTCGTCTCTCGTCAGCCCTTCTCCCGGATCGTCACGATCCTTGGCAACGAACGCGGGAGCCTTAGGAGGTCCACACGCCTCCCGGGAAAAGCCGCAAGGCAAAA AAATCGCCCCCATGATGGCCAAAACTATCAAAGCTTTCAAGAACAGATTCTCCCGCCGATAA